In the genome of Pseudomonas sp. HS6, one region contains:
- a CDS encoding HAD family phosphatase has protein sequence MTNPTLHRQHLGLALLFGLALPLLAQASEPLPSWNDGPAKKHIIEFVQAVTDQSGKDFVKPAERIAVFDNDGTLWSEQPAYFELLFAFDEVKRTAPQHPEWKTTQPFKAVIENDHKALAAAGMDGILKIFAATHTGMTTEAFDDYAKTWLTQARHPKTGKPYTEMIFQPMLEMLDYLRSQDFKTYIVSGGDTAFMRAFAEKVYGIPPEQVIGTTFVTAFNYKDGKASIVRTAKLAHNDDGPGKPESIDAVIGRRPILAFGNSDGDLQMLQWTAAGPGKRFMGLVHHTDAKREWAYDRKSEIGRLDKALDEANSRGWTVVDMASDWRRIYPFDPPAPEQVK, from the coding sequence ATGACGAACCCGACACTGCACCGCCAACATTTGGGTCTGGCCCTGTTGTTCGGCCTCGCACTTCCGTTGCTGGCACAGGCCAGCGAACCGCTGCCGTCATGGAACGACGGGCCGGCGAAAAAGCACATCATCGAATTCGTCCAGGCGGTCACCGACCAGTCCGGCAAGGACTTCGTCAAACCTGCCGAACGCATCGCCGTGTTCGACAATGACGGCACGCTGTGGAGCGAGCAACCGGCGTATTTCGAGTTGCTGTTCGCCTTCGACGAGGTCAAGCGCACCGCACCGCAGCACCCGGAGTGGAAAACCACGCAACCGTTCAAGGCCGTGATCGAGAACGACCACAAGGCGCTGGCCGCCGCCGGCATGGACGGGATCCTGAAGATCTTCGCCGCCACCCACACCGGCATGACCACCGAAGCCTTCGATGACTACGCCAAAACCTGGCTGACCCAGGCCCGGCATCCGAAAACCGGCAAGCCGTACACCGAGATGATCTTCCAGCCGATGCTGGAAATGCTCGACTACCTGCGCAGCCAGGACTTCAAGACCTACATCGTGTCCGGCGGCGACACGGCGTTCATGCGTGCCTTCGCCGAGAAGGTCTACGGCATCCCGCCGGAACAAGTGATCGGCACCACGTTCGTGACTGCGTTCAACTACAAGGACGGCAAGGCCTCGATCGTGCGCACCGCCAAACTGGCGCACAACGACGACGGCCCCGGCAAACCGGAAAGCATTGATGCAGTGATCGGTCGCCGGCCGATCCTCGCGTTCGGCAACTCCGACGGCGACCTGCAAATGCTTCAGTGGACGGCGGCAGGCCCCGGCAAACGGTTCATGGGCCTGGTGCATCACACCGACGCCAAGCGCGAATGGGCCTATGACCGAAAGTCCGAGATCGGGCGCCTGGACAAGGCCCTCGACGAAGCGAATTCCCGTGGCTGGACCGTGGTGGACATGGCGAGCGACTGGCGCCGGATCTACCCGTTCGATCCTCCCGCCCCCGAGCAAGTGAAATAA
- a CDS encoding arylsulfatase, with product MTRIRKWLPKLALVATSVMALSATATAAEKPNILVIFGDDIGQTNISAYSMGVVGYKTPNIDRIAKEGMMFTDYYAENSCTAGRSSFITGQTPLRTGLSKVGAPGATVGLQKRDITIAQALKSQGYATGQFGKNHLGDKDEYLPTNHGFDEFFGNLYHLNAEEEPERPYWPKDDAEFVKANSPRGVIHSFADGKIEDTGALTTKRMETIDDETTAAAQAFIEKQAKADKPFFVWMNTTRMHLFTHVRDSMKGQSGMPGNEYADGMVEHDGDVGKLLKTLDDLKITDNTIVVYTTDNGPNQFSWPDAATTPFRNEKNSNWEGAYRVPAMIRWPGKVKPGEVSNEMFSGLDWFPTLLAAAGDTDVASKLLKGWAPTSGGTNFKVHLDGYNQLPYLTGQQPNGARNEFYYFNDDGMLVSMRFGNWKAVFAEQRAPGGFAVWSNPFTPLRVPKIFNLRMDPYERADVVSDQYYDWSTKNVYLVAVATTKAARFLQTFIEYPPSQKPASFSIDQIRAAVDAKIEEKMKNQPAQ from the coding sequence ATGACTCGCATACGCAAGTGGCTACCGAAACTCGCCCTCGTGGCAACGTCGGTGATGGCGCTGTCGGCAACTGCCACAGCGGCTGAAAAACCCAACATTCTGGTGATCTTCGGCGATGACATCGGCCAGACCAACATCAGCGCCTACTCGATGGGCGTGGTCGGCTACAAGACGCCGAACATCGACCGGATCGCCAAGGAAGGCATGATGTTCACCGACTACTACGCGGAGAACAGCTGCACCGCAGGACGATCCTCCTTCATCACGGGCCAGACGCCGCTGCGTACCGGCCTGTCGAAAGTCGGCGCACCGGGCGCCACGGTCGGGCTGCAAAAGCGCGACATCACGATTGCCCAGGCACTCAAGTCCCAGGGCTACGCGACCGGCCAGTTCGGCAAGAACCACCTCGGTGACAAGGACGAATACCTGCCGACCAACCACGGCTTCGACGAGTTCTTTGGCAACCTCTATCACCTCAACGCCGAAGAAGAGCCGGAGCGTCCTTACTGGCCGAAAGACGATGCGGAGTTCGTCAAGGCCAACTCCCCGCGTGGCGTGATCCACAGCTTCGCCGACGGCAAGATCGAAGACACCGGCGCGCTGACCACCAAACGCATGGAAACCATCGACGACGAAACTACCGCCGCCGCCCAGGCGTTCATCGAGAAGCAAGCCAAGGCCGACAAGCCTTTCTTTGTCTGGATGAACACCACCCGCATGCACTTGTTCACCCACGTGCGTGACTCGATGAAGGGCCAGAGCGGCATGCCCGGCAACGAGTACGCGGACGGCATGGTCGAGCACGACGGCGATGTCGGCAAACTGCTGAAAACCCTCGACGACCTGAAAATCACCGACAACACCATCGTCGTCTACACCACCGATAACGGGCCGAACCAGTTCTCCTGGCCGGACGCGGCGACCACGCCGTTCCGCAACGAGAAGAACTCCAACTGGGAAGGCGCGTACCGCGTACCGGCGATGATCCGCTGGCCGGGCAAGGTCAAACCGGGTGAAGTTTCGAACGAGATGTTCTCCGGGCTCGACTGGTTCCCGACCTTGCTCGCGGCGGCCGGTGATACCGATGTGGCCAGCAAGCTGCTCAAAGGTTGGGCACCCACCAGTGGCGGCACCAACTTCAAGGTGCATCTGGACGGCTACAACCAGCTGCCTTACCTGACCGGCCAACAACCGAACGGTGCACGCAACGAGTTCTACTACTTCAACGACGACGGCATGCTGGTGTCGATGCGTTTCGGCAACTGGAAAGCCGTGTTCGCCGAGCAACGCGCGCCCGGTGGCTTCGCGGTGTGGAGCAACCCGTTCACTCCGTTGCGCGTACCGAAAATTTTCAATCTGAGAATGGACCCGTATGAGCGGGCCGACGTGGTGTCCGATCAGTATTACGACTGGTCGACCAAGAACGTTTATCTGGTCGCCGTCGCCACCACCAAGGCAGCGCGTTTCCTCCAGACCTTCATCGAGTATCCGCCTAGCCAGAAACCGGCGAGCTTCAGCATCGACCAGATCCGTGCTGCGGTGGACGCGAAGATCGAAGAGAAAATGAAGAACCAGCCTGCACAGTAA